A window of Castanea sativa cultivar Marrone di Chiusa Pesio chromosome 1, ASM4071231v1 contains these coding sequences:
- the LOC142636096 gene encoding uncharacterized protein LOC142636096, producing the protein MPIERRSIHLLLAFLLVHSCMLQFSQSASNFTDQSALIAFKSKINNAHSAGNWSTATNFCNWIGVTCSLRRQRVTALNLSNLGLQGTISPHVGNLSFLVSLDLSNNSFYGFLPHEISRLHRLKELVLSYNLLEGSIPPTIHNCHKLEYLSLSRNKLNGSIPKELGMLPMLRYLDLGRNRLMGAIPWSLSNVSSLELLNLESNRLTGPFPHVIFNISSLINIIIPSNYISGTLPMELCTHCPNLQELSLSENQLGGQLPSQIHYCRDLVVMSLSYNKFVGSITKGIGSLENLQLLYIGGNHLSGNIPPSLGNLSRLQEFSIEDNNIKGSIPRTVPNNILNISSIQEISLVKNSLYGNLPLDTGLSCPNLETLYLGGNKLSGHIQSDISNCSNLAQVDFGRNSLSGPIPKSLGNLKYLRSLVLYDNQLTAEPGEQEMTFLSSLSNCIFLEELVISFNSFNTTIPDYIGNLSISLKTFIASYNQIKGQIPMKIGSLKNLTSLDLSYNNLTGNIPSTLGGVEGLQSLNLRVNNIGGNIPKELCQLRNLGLLLLSHNKISGSIPNCIGNLNLLQRLNLSHNELTSSIPLKVWSLENLVFLDLSSNYFNGSLSPNMRVLNAIIFIDLSCNQITGNIPSIIGFFQILSGLNLSKNSFQGDIPKSFGSLKGLDQLDLSNNNLSGAIPKSLEALPYLRYLNLSFNKLSGEIPSSGVFINFTAESFLGNELLCGNPIFRVPPCTSQISSQRSRVKQILLRYIIPAIASIIIFTALVTMLRRHPKCKIQIPSFINTLHAVDYRMISYHELCRGTNNFCESNLLGIGGFGSVYKGVLFDGTIVAIKVLNLQLEGALRSFDVECKVLRAIRHRNLVKVISTCSNPEFRALVLQYMSNGSLEKWLYSHNYCLNLVQRVSIMVDVALALDYLHNGQSESMVHCDLKPSNILLDEDMVAHVGDFGIAKILVENKDATNTKTIGTIGYIAPEYGSEGRVSTKGDIYSYGIILLEMVTRKKPTDEIFVGELGMRQWIASLCDRMEVVDDGLLRIEDGRDVTALQTILSSILELGLRCSEELPNGRLDIKDVVAKVNKIKLTLLGNRNRGV; encoded by the exons ATGCCAATAGAGAGGCGATCCATTCACTTGCTCTTGGCTTTTCTGTTAGTGCATTCATGCATGCTTCAATTTTCCCAATCTGCCAGCAACTTTACCGATCAATCGGCTCTCATTGCCTTCAAATCCAAGATCAACAATGCTCACTCGGCTGGTAATTGGTCAACGGCAACAAACTTTTGTAACTGGATTGGAGTCACTTGCAGCCTACGAAGACAAAGAGTCACAGCCTTGAACCTCTCCAACCTTGGTCTCCAAGGCACCATTTCACCTCATGTTGGCAACCTCTCCTTCCTAGTCTCACTTGATCTTTCTAACAACAGCTTCTATGGTTTCCTGCCTCATGAGATTAGTCGTCTACACCGCTTGAAGGAACTTGTCTTGTCATACAACTTATTGGAAGGTAGTATCCCTCCAACTATACATAATTGCCACAAGCTTGAATATTTATCTCTTTCAAGAAACAAGTTAAATGGTAGCATACCTAAAGAGTTAGGCATGTTACCAATGCTTCGCTATTTAGACCTTGGTAGAAACCGTCTTATGGGTGCAATTCCATGGTCCTTGAGCAATGTTTCATCGTTAGAGCTCTTGAATTTGGAATCCAATCGCCTTACTGGTCCTTTTCCTCATGTCATCTTCAACATATCCTCTCTTATCAATATTATCATTCCCTCAAATTACATCTCAGGAACTCTTCCTATGGAACTCTGCACCCACTGTCCTAATCTTCAAGAACTCTCTCTTTCGGAAAACCAATTAGGTGGTCAGCTTCCCTCACAAATCCATTACTGTAGAGACCTTGTAGTAATGTCTCTGTCATACAATAAGTTTGTTGGAAGTATTACAAAAGGTATTGGGAGTTTAGAAAATCTTCAACTGCTCTATATTGGCGGTAACCATTTAAGTGGCAACATACCTCCTAGCCTAGGTAACCTTTCGAGGTTACAGGAGTTCTCTATTGAAGACAACAATATTAAAGGAAGCATTCCGA GGACAGTACCCAAcaacattttaaatatttcCTCTATACAAGAGATCTCCTTAGTAAAAAATTCTTTGTACGGAAATCTTCCATTAGATACTGGGCTTTCTTGTCCTAATCTTGAAACTCTGTATTTGGGTGGCAACAAACTTAGTGGTCATATCCAATCGGATATTTCAAATTGTTCCAATCTCGCCCAAGTAGATTTTGGGAGGAACTCACTCTCTGGACCAATACCCAAAAGTCTTGGAAACTTGAAATACCTTCGAAGTCTTGTTCTGTATGACAATCAGCTAACTGCGGAGCCTGGAGAGCAAGAGATGacttttctttcatctttatCTAATTGCATATTTTTGGAAGAGCTGGTTATATCGTTCAATTCCTTCAATACTACTATTCCAGATTACATCGGAAACTTATCCATTTCACTTAAAACCTTCATTGCAAGTTATAACCAAATAAAGGGTCAAATTCCAATGAAAATTGGTTCCTTGAAAAACTTGACCTCTCTTGATTTGAGCTATAACAATTTGACTGGAAACATACCATCAACATTAGGAGGAGTTGAAGGGTTGCAGAGTTTGAATCTTAGAGTCAACAATATTGGAGGAAACATTCCAAAAGAACTTTGTCAGCTAAGGAATTTGGGACTGTTACTTCTCTCACATAACAAAATCTCTGGATCCATCCCAAATTGCATTGGAAACCTCAATCTTTTGCAGAGATTAAACTTGAGTCACAACGAACTGACATCATCAATCCCACTGAAAGTATGGAGCCTTGAAAATCTGGTGTTCTTGGATTTATCATCGAATTACTTCAATGGATCTTTGTCTCCAAACATGAGAGTACTAAATGCTATTATATTCATAGACTTGTCTTGTAACCAAATTACTGGAAATATTCCAAGTATCATTGGTTTTTTTCAAATCCTAAGTGGTCTTAATTTGTCAAAGAACTCATTTCAAGGAGATATTCCAAAATCTTTCGGATCCTTGAAAGGATTGGATCAGTTGGACCTCTCGAACAACAATCTTTCCGGTGCAATTCCTAAGTCTCTTGAGGCACTTCCATATCTCAGGTATTTGAATTTGTCCTTCAACAAGCTATCAGGAGAGATTCCATCTAGTGGAGTTTTTATAAACTTCACGGCAGAATCATTTTTAGGTAATGAACTTCTTTGTGGGAATCCAATTTTTAGAGTTCCACCTTGTACAAGTCAAATTTCTTCTCAACGATCAAGGGTGAAGCAAATTTTGCTTAGATATATTATTCCTGCCATTGCCTCAATTATAATCTTTACAGCACTGGTTACTATGCTAAGAAGACACCCAAAATGTAAAATCCAGATTCCAAGTTTTATTAACACATTGCATGCAGTGGATTATAGAATGATATCATATCATGAGCTTTGTCGTGGGACAAACAACTTCTGTGAAAGCAACTTGCTTGGAATTGGAGGTTTTGGCTCGGTTTACAAAGGGGTACTATTTGATGGGACCATTGTTGCTATCAAAGTTCTAAACTTGCAATTGGAGGGTGCTTTAagaagttttgatgttgaaTGCAAAGTGTTAAGGGCAATCCGACATAGGAATCTAGTTAAAGTCATTAGTACATGCTCCAACCCCGAGTTTAGAGCTTTAGTGCTACAATACATGTCAAATGGTAGTCTCGAAAAGTGGTTATACTCTCACAACTATTGCTTGAATCTTGTTCAAAGAGTAAGCATTATGGTTGATGTTGCATTAGCGTTGGATTATCTCCACAATGGTCAATCAGAATCCATGGTGCATTGTGATTTGAAGCCTAGCAATATCCTATTGGATGAGGACATGGTTGCGCATGTTGGTGACTTTGGCATTGCAAAGATTTTAGTTGAAAACAAGGACGCCACCAATACCAAAACCATCGGAACAATTGGCTACATTGCACCAG AGTATGGTTCTGAAGGGAGAGTATCCACCAAAGGTGACATTTATAGTTATGGGATAATCTTGTTAGAGATGGTCACAAGAAAGAAACCTACCGATGAAATATTTGTTGGAGAACTAGGTATGAGGCAATGGATTGCATCACTTTGTGACCGAATGGAAGTTGTGGACGATGGTTTGCTTAGGATAGAAGACGGAAGAGATGTAACTGCCTTGCAGACTATTCTTTCATCTATCTTGGAACTAGGCTTGAGGTGTTCGGAAGAATTACCAAATGGAAGACTTGACATCAAGGATGTGGTGGCCAAGGttaacaaaatcaaattgaCACTACTTGGAAACAGAAATAGGGGTGTCTGA